One segment of Mastomys coucha isolate ucsf_1 unplaced genomic scaffold, UCSF_Mcou_1 pScaffold23, whole genome shotgun sequence DNA contains the following:
- the Bbs4 gene encoding Bardet-Biedl syndrome 4 protein isoform X5 → MLGKIHLLQGDLDKAIEIYKKAVEFSPENTELLTTLGLLYLQLGVYQKAFEHLGNALTYDPANYKAILAAGSMMQTHGDFDVALTKYRVVACAIPESPPLWNNIGMCFFGKKKYVAAISCLKRANYLAPFDWKILYNLGLVHLTMQQYASAFHFLSAAINFQPKMGELYMLLAVALTNLEDVENAKRAYVEAVRLDKCNPLVNLNYAVLLYNQGEKKSALAQYQEMEKKVNFLKDSSPLEFDSEMVEMAQKLGAALQVGEALVWTKPVKDPKSKHRTNSGSKSAPLQQPLGSIQALGQAMSAAAAYRKMPSGAVGAQLTKPPSLPLEPEPEPTVEASPTEASQQKKEK, encoded by the exons ATGCTGGGGAAGATCCATTTACTGCAGGGAGACTTGGATAAAGCCATTGAGATCTACAAGAAAGCAGTTGA GTTCTCACCAGAAAATACAGAACTTCTTACAACTTTAGGATTACTCTACTTACAG CTTGGTGTTTACCAGAAAGCATTTGAACATCTTGGGAATGCACTGACTTATGACCCTGCCAACTACAAG GCCATCTTGGCAGCAGGCAGCATGATGCAGACTCATGGGGACTTTGATGTTGCCCTTACCAAATACAGAGTTGTAGCTTGTGCTATTCCAGAAAGTCCTCCACTTTGGAATAACATTGGAATGTGTTTCTTTGGCAAGAAGAAATATGTGGCA GCTATCAGCTGCCTAAAACGAGCCAATTACTTGGCACCCTTCGATTGGAAGATTCTGTACAATCTGGGCCTTGTCCATTTGACTATGCAGCAGTATGCATCCGCATTCCATTTTCTCAGTGCAGCCATCAACTTCCAGCCAAAGATGGGGGAACTCTACATGCTCTTGGCTG TGGCTCTGACCAACCTGGAAGATGTAGAAAATGCCAAAAGAGCTTATGTAGAAGCTGTTCGCCTGGATAA GTGTAACCCTTTAGTAAACCTGAACTATGCTGTGCTGCTGTATAACCAGGGTGAGAAGAAGAGTGCTCTGGCTCAGTaccaggagatggagaagaaggtCAACTTTCTCAAGGACAGTAGTCCTCTGGAATTTGACTCTGAG AtggtagagatggctcagaagttggGAGCTGCCCTCCAGGTAGGAGAGGCACTGGTCTGGACCAAACCTGTCAAAGATCCCAAGTCAAAGCACCGGACCAATTCAGGCAGCAAATCTGCTCCTCTCCAGCAGCCTCTGGGCTCCATTCAAGCTCTAGGGCAGGCAATGTCTGCGGCAGCTGCATACAGGAAGATGCCATCAG GTGCTGTAGGAGCCCAGCTCACAAAGCCACCATCACTTCCActggagccagagccagagcccacTGTGGAGGCAAGTCCAACAGAAGCATcgcaacaaaagaaagaaaaatag